One genomic region from Pyrinomonadaceae bacterium encodes:
- a CDS encoding PQQ-binding-like beta-propeller repeat protein, which yields MTYRISQFLTISVFLAVLSPSMASDWSEWRGPARDGISLEKDLPVKWSPAGENLAWKAPYGGRSTPIVMNNRVFLQNTAGKGELEQERVMAFDADTGKLLWEHRFNIFLSDVPPHRVGWASPVGDQATGNVYALGVGGSLLALTREGKVIWERSLGEDFGLLTTHGGRTVSPIIDGDLLIISGITFAWGPHARGAHRFMAFDKRTGETIWQSAPGGRPYDTTYAPPIIVNINGTRLLIQGASDGVVHAIKAQTGEPVWKYEISKRGINTGVVVHGTTAILTHSEENIASSEMGMVVAVDASAKGELKKENVKWSVYGWQGGFSSPVIDGDRFYHIDNGANIAAFEVATGKRLWLENLGTIQRASPVLADGKLYVGTENGKFYILKPSATGVEVLDQDQLGTEADPEEIIASAAVSNGRIYFVSDANLYCIGKKTSGVTNQGPPVEGLPNPNRPATHVQVFPTELMLKPGDTARFRVRLFDEYGKFIREEANATWSLDALKGTVANGQFVAASDGGLQAGSVKATVGNVSGAATVRIYPPLPWTENFDAMAANTVPPLWVNATLKFIVRDFEGSKILVKTTEGSSLLSRARAYFGPSDFSNYTVEADVRATTKRRQQGDAGVIAQRYVLTIYGNSQLLNLEPWQPETARTVSKPFAWKPDTWYRMKLQVENLPDGKTRARGKVWAVGEAEPAAWMIERIDPIPNRQGAPGIFGNALAEVFFDNLKVYANK from the coding sequence ATGACCTACCGAATTTCACAATTCTTAACAATCTCAGTTTTTCTGGCCGTTCTGTCCCCGTCGATGGCCAGCGATTGGTCTGAATGGCGCGGTCCGGCACGGGACGGCATTTCGCTGGAAAAAGATTTGCCCGTGAAGTGGTCGCCTGCCGGCGAAAACCTGGCGTGGAAAGCGCCATACGGGGGCCGGTCGACGCCTATCGTAATGAATAACCGCGTGTTCCTCCAGAACACCGCGGGCAAAGGCGAGTTAGAGCAGGAACGCGTGATGGCCTTCGATGCCGACACCGGCAAGCTGCTCTGGGAACATCGCTTCAACATTTTCCTGAGCGATGTGCCTCCGCACCGGGTGGGTTGGGCCTCCCCGGTCGGCGACCAGGCCACCGGCAATGTCTATGCGTTAGGTGTCGGCGGCTCGCTGCTCGCGTTGACGCGCGAAGGCAAAGTTATCTGGGAACGCTCTCTCGGTGAAGATTTTGGTTTGTTGACGACGCATGGCGGCCGCACGGTATCGCCGATCATCGATGGCGACCTGCTGATTATCAGCGGCATCACCTTCGCCTGGGGCCCGCACGCGCGCGGCGCGCATCGCTTCATGGCGTTTGATAAGCGCACGGGCGAAACGATTTGGCAGAGTGCTCCCGGCGGCCGTCCTTACGACACAACTTACGCGCCTCCAATCATCGTCAACATCAATGGCACGCGTCTGTTGATTCAAGGTGCGAGCGACGGGGTGGTCCATGCGATTAAGGCGCAGACGGGCGAACCCGTTTGGAAATACGAGATCAGCAAACGCGGCATCAATACCGGCGTGGTAGTGCACGGCACGACCGCCATCCTGACGCACAGCGAAGAGAATATCGCGTCGAGTGAAATGGGAATGGTCGTCGCGGTCGATGCGAGCGCGAAAGGCGAATTGAAAAAAGAGAACGTGAAGTGGAGCGTTTATGGATGGCAGGGTGGCTTCTCTTCCCCGGTGATAGACGGCGACCGTTTCTATCACATCGACAACGGCGCGAACATCGCGGCATTCGAAGTCGCCACCGGCAAGCGATTGTGGCTCGAGAACCTCGGCACCATTCAAAGAGCTTCGCCGGTGCTGGCGGACGGCAAGCTGTATGTCGGCACTGAGAATGGAAAGTTCTATATTCTGAAACCGAGCGCGACCGGCGTTGAGGTTCTCGATCAGGATCAACTCGGGACAGAAGCTGATCCGGAAGAAATCATCGCCTCAGCAGCCGTTTCCAACGGGCGTATTTACTTCGTCAGTGACGCTAATCTCTATTGCATCGGCAAGAAAACCAGCGGCGTGACGAATCAGGGACCGCCGGTCGAAGGCTTGCCTAATCCAAATCGCCCTGCCACCCACGTGCAGGTTTTCCCGACGGAGCTGATGTTGAAGCCGGGGGACACCGCGCGTTTTCGCGTCCGGCTGTTTGATGAATACGGAAAATTCATTCGCGAAGAAGCGAACGCGACCTGGTCGCTTGATGCGCTGAAAGGAACGGTCGCCAACGGACAGTTTGTAGCGGCCAGCGATGGCGGGCTGCAGGCCGGCTCAGTGAAAGCCACGGTCGGCAATGTGAGCGGCGCCGCAACGGTGCGCATCTATCCGCCGTTACCCTGGACCGAAAACTTTGACGCGATGGCTGCCAACACCGTGCCGCCGCTCTGGGTGAACGCCACTTTGAAATTCATCGTCCGCGACTTTGAAGGGAGCAAAATCCTCGTTAAGACCACGGAAGGTTCTTCGCTGCTAAGTCGCGCGCGTGCCTATTTCGGGCCGTCTGATTTTTCAAATTACACGGTCGAGGCGGATGTTCGCGCCACTACAAAACGGCGGCAGCAAGGCGATGCCGGCGTGATTGCGCAACGATATGTGTTGACGATTTACGGCAACAGCCAGCTGCTAAACCTCGAACCATGGCAACCCGAAACTGCGCGCACCGTCAGCAAGCCGTTCGCCTGGAAGCCCGACACCTGGTACCGGATGAAGTTACAAGTTGAGAATCTGCCCGACGGCAAAACTCGCGCGCGCGGTAAAGTCTGGGCCGTCGGCGAGGCTGAACCGGCCGCGTGGATGATCGAACGGATCGATCCGATTCCAAATCGGCAGGGCGCGCCGGGAATTTTCGGCAACGCCCTCGCGGAGGTCTTTTTTGATAATTTGAAAGTTTATGCGAACAAGTAG
- a CDS encoding PQQ-binding-like beta-propeller repeat protein, translating into MFQTQESKPWYQSLPGLIVASVLLPPVGIVLLWMRRGSPIFVKALATVAILVLGAGYIFLFTAWRRSAQNEAHYTELEQHRAQQQSLVAQQPLASQAQASPGQAQAAASPGAEAAFAHATKNYWTNYRGPNRDGRYEELPVLTSWPAGGLTPIWKQPIGIGYASFTVADGAAFTIEQRRRQEVAAAYDVATGRELWTQAWNAEYTDSTGDGPRSTPTWDEGRLYVLGATGELRCLDSKTGRVIWGKNILSENGASNLPWAMAASPLIVDDKVIVLPGGSGGKSVVAYNKMNGAPVWRSLDDRQAYVSPMLVTLGGRRQILVVSSTRAVGLVPENGQLIWSFTWDTDMGINASQPIVVGANRFFISSGYGKGAALVEVNGANARAVWENINMKNKFNSSVLHQGHVYGLDEGILSCVDVNTGERKWKGGRYGYGQLLLAGGNLIVITETGELVLVKAAPDQFSELARFQAIEGKTWNYPAIAGGRLIVRNANQMAAYNIAAK; encoded by the coding sequence ATGTTTCAAACCCAAGAATCGAAGCCCTGGTATCAGTCTTTGCCGGGATTGATTGTCGCATCGGTTTTGTTGCCGCCGGTGGGCATTGTCCTGTTATGGATGCGGCGCGGCAGTCCAATCTTCGTCAAAGCCCTGGCAACGGTCGCGATTCTGGTGTTGGGAGCGGGCTATATTTTTCTCTTCACGGCGTGGCGTCGCTCAGCACAGAACGAAGCTCACTACACCGAGCTTGAGCAGCATCGCGCTCAACAGCAGAGTCTCGTCGCCCAGCAGCCGCTCGCATCACAAGCGCAAGCCAGTCCTGGTCAGGCTCAAGCCGCGGCCAGCCCGGGAGCGGAAGCGGCCTTCGCCCATGCGACAAAGAATTACTGGACCAACTATCGTGGACCAAACCGGGACGGCCGCTACGAAGAACTTCCCGTGTTAACAAGTTGGCCCGCCGGAGGCCTGACCCCGATTTGGAAACAACCGATTGGTATCGGGTACGCGTCATTCACAGTTGCAGACGGCGCGGCGTTCACCATCGAACAGCGTCGCCGGCAGGAAGTGGCCGCGGCCTATGACGTTGCTACCGGTCGTGAGCTATGGACCCAAGCATGGAATGCTGAGTACACCGATTCAACTGGTGATGGGCCGCGCTCAACGCCCACTTGGGACGAAGGGAGACTTTACGTTCTTGGGGCCACGGGTGAATTGCGCTGCCTCGATTCCAAAACGGGCCGGGTGATTTGGGGCAAGAACATTCTTTCTGAGAATGGCGCTTCGAATCTGCCCTGGGCGATGGCCGCGTCGCCACTGATCGTGGACGATAAAGTCATCGTGTTGCCGGGCGGCAGCGGCGGAAAATCAGTCGTGGCCTACAACAAGATGAACGGCGCGCCGGTTTGGAGGTCGCTTGATGATCGGCAAGCGTACGTCTCGCCCATGCTGGTCACGCTCGGCGGCCGCCGGCAAATCCTGGTGGTCAGTTCCACGCGCGCGGTTGGTCTGGTCCCTGAAAATGGACAACTGATTTGGAGCTTCACCTGGGACACGGACATGGGCATCAACGCTTCGCAGCCGATCGTTGTGGGAGCTAATCGGTTCTTTATCTCGTCGGGCTACGGCAAAGGGGCGGCGCTGGTCGAAGTCAATGGTGCGAACGCCCGCGCGGTCTGGGAAAACATCAATATGAAGAACAAGTTCAACAGCTCGGTTCTTCACCAGGGTCACGTTTACGGCTTAGACGAGGGAATTTTGAGCTGCGTCGACGTCAATACCGGCGAACGCAAATGGAAGGGCGGGCGTTACGGCTACGGCCAACTGCTACTTGCCGGCGGTAATTTGATCGTGATTACGGAAACCGGCGAACTTGTTTTAGTGAAGGCCGCGCCGGATCAGTTTTCAGAATTGGCGCGCTTTCAGGCGATCGAAGGAAAGACGTGGAACTACCCGGCCATCGCCGGCGGACGTTTGATCGTGCGTAACGCGAACCAAATGGCCGCGTACAATATCGCCGCGAAGTGA
- a CDS encoding PQQ-binding-like beta-propeller repeat protein — protein MKTTVIKRWLAPSAFCLLLSLLLTAHSSLPTASASDPGSGDWPMWGGTADRNMISNMKGLPTTWDVKTKKNVKWVAALGSQTYGNVVVAGGMVFVGTNNEGLRDPKITGDKGIVMAFRESDGQFMWQMVHDKMAQGRVNDWPYQGVASSPLVEGDRVYYVSNRAELVCLDTQGFRDKENDGVTNEKLTGEFNGDVVWIYDMVEEVGSLPHNLANSSPVMHGDLIYVSTSNGQDESHVNVPSPKAPAIIAVNKKTGKLVWEDNSVHDKILHGQWCSPTVGTIGGVVQVIHGQGDGWIRGYEALTGKKLWEFDSNPKDSVWPKTRNELIGTPVVYEDRVYIANGQDPEHGEGVGHMYCIDGTKRGDITKTGLVWHYDKIRRSISTPAIKDGIVYQSDFSGFLHALDAKTGAVHWVHDLFAAVWGSPVLIDGKVYLGDEDGDVVIMQAGKIKKVLVEINMGSSVYSTPVPANGVLYISNRNQLYALAEAKPAAAAK, from the coding sequence ATGAAAACAACTGTGATAAAGCGATGGCTCGCGCCTTCTGCCTTCTGCCTTCTGCTTTCTTTACTGCTCACTGCTCACAGCTCACTGCCCACCGCCTCGGCGTCCGATCCCGGCTCAGGCGATTGGCCCATGTGGGGTGGCACGGCTGATCGGAACATGATCTCGAACATGAAGGGCTTGCCGACAACCTGGGACGTCAAAACGAAAAAGAATGTTAAGTGGGTCGCGGCGCTGGGCTCGCAGACGTACGGCAATGTCGTCGTGGCCGGCGGCATGGTCTTTGTCGGCACAAACAACGAAGGCCTGCGCGACCCGAAGATTACCGGCGACAAAGGCATCGTCATGGCCTTTCGCGAATCGGATGGCCAATTCATGTGGCAGATGGTCCACGACAAGATGGCGCAGGGCCGGGTTAACGATTGGCCTTACCAGGGCGTGGCATCCTCGCCGCTGGTGGAAGGCGATCGGGTCTATTACGTCTCAAATCGCGCCGAGTTGGTCTGTCTCGACACGCAGGGTTTTCGCGATAAAGAGAACGACGGGGTCACCAATGAAAAGCTGACGGGCGAATTCAATGGCGACGTGGTCTGGATCTACGACATGGTCGAAGAAGTCGGTTCCCTGCCCCACAACCTCGCGAACTCTTCGCCGGTGATGCATGGCGACCTGATTTATGTCAGCACTTCAAACGGCCAGGACGAAAGTCACGTTAACGTTCCTTCGCCGAAAGCGCCTGCGATTATTGCCGTAAACAAGAAGACCGGGAAACTGGTTTGGGAGGACAACTCAGTCCACGACAAAATTCTTCACGGGCAATGGTGCTCGCCGACGGTCGGCACGATTGGCGGCGTCGTTCAGGTAATTCACGGTCAGGGTGACGGCTGGATTCGCGGTTATGAAGCGCTGACGGGGAAGAAGCTTTGGGAGTTTGACTCGAATCCAAAGGACTCAGTCTGGCCTAAGACGCGCAACGAATTGATCGGCACCCCCGTCGTTTACGAGGATCGGGTCTACATCGCCAATGGCCAGGATCCGGAACACGGTGAGGGTGTCGGTCACATGTACTGCATCGATGGCACCAAGCGGGGCGACATCACCAAAACCGGCTTGGTCTGGCACTACGACAAGATTCGCCGGTCGATCTCGACGCCGGCGATCAAAGACGGAATTGTTTATCAGTCCGATTTCAGCGGCTTCTTGCACGCGCTCGATGCCAAGACAGGAGCAGTTCATTGGGTTCATGATCTATTCGCCGCAGTTTGGGGTTCGCCCGTGCTGATTGACGGCAAGGTCTACCTTGGTGATGAAGACGGCGATGTGGTGATCATGCAAGCGGGGAAAATCAAAAAGGTGCTGGTAGAAATCAACATGGGCAGCTCCGTCTATAGTACGCCCGTGCCCGCCAATGGAGTGCTCTACATCAGCAATCGCAATCAGCTTTACGCATTGGCGGAAGCGAAACCGGCGGCTGCGGCAAAGTGA
- a CDS encoding PQQ-binding-like beta-propeller repeat protein — translation MSSFSAAAQNWPQFRGPGAAGVVEGAAAAQTWNAAKAENLVWKTKVPGLAHSSPVVWGDVVFVSTAVTSGTKDETRFGLYGDVAPVKEDPKHTWKVYALDKRTGKVLWERIASEGIPKVKRHPKSTHADSTPVTDGKYLVVLFGSEGLYAYDLKGKLLWKQDLGVLDAGWFYDPDYQWEFGSSPIIYKNLVIVQADLQKNSFVAAYDIKSGKQVWKTPREEIPSWSSPGIYEGKTRAELITNGTKAIRGYDPLTGKELWRLTPNSEIATPTPFVAHDLIFVTNGYRPIQPIYAIRPGANGDISLKDGKDSSDFIAWSKPRGGPYMTTPLVYGDYFYTLSNQGVMTAYNAKTGERVYQERLGGTGGAFTASPVASDGKIYLSSEDGDVFVVKAGPKHELLAKNPVGEVMMATPAISDGMLIVRGINHVFAFGNASAGKSKAGN, via the coding sequence GTGAGCTCTTTCTCCGCGGCAGCCCAAAACTGGCCCCAGTTTCGTGGCCCGGGCGCGGCCGGCGTAGTTGAGGGCGCGGCCGCGGCGCAAACCTGGAATGCCGCAAAGGCTGAGAACCTGGTTTGGAAAACGAAAGTGCCGGGCCTCGCTCATTCCAGTCCGGTGGTTTGGGGCGACGTGGTTTTCGTAAGTACGGCAGTCACCTCGGGGACCAAAGACGAAACGCGTTTCGGTCTCTATGGCGACGTTGCGCCCGTCAAAGAAGATCCCAAGCACACCTGGAAGGTCTACGCGCTCGACAAACGCACGGGCAAAGTTCTCTGGGAGCGCATCGCTTCCGAAGGAATACCAAAGGTCAAGCGTCATCCCAAATCCACTCACGCGGATTCGACGCCCGTCACCGACGGTAAATATCTCGTCGTGCTGTTCGGCTCAGAAGGGCTGTACGCCTACGATCTAAAGGGAAAGCTCCTGTGGAAGCAGGACCTCGGCGTGCTCGATGCGGGTTGGTTCTATGATCCGGACTACCAGTGGGAATTTGGCAGCTCGCCGATTATTTACAAGAACCTCGTCATCGTTCAGGCGGACCTACAGAAAAATTCATTCGTTGCGGCATACGACATCAAGTCCGGCAAGCAGGTTTGGAAAACTCCGCGTGAAGAAATTCCGTCATGGAGTTCGCCCGGAATTTATGAAGGAAAGACGCGCGCTGAACTGATTACGAACGGTACCAAGGCCATCCGCGGCTACGATCCGTTAACGGGCAAAGAGCTTTGGAGATTGACGCCGAACTCGGAGATTGCGACTCCCACGCCGTTTGTCGCCCACGATTTGATCTTTGTGACCAACGGTTATCGCCCGATTCAGCCAATCTACGCGATTCGGCCCGGTGCCAACGGAGACATTTCACTGAAAGATGGCAAAGATTCATCTGACTTCATCGCCTGGAGCAAGCCGCGTGGCGGGCCATACATGACTACGCCACTTGTTTACGGCGACTACTTCTACACGCTTTCGAACCAGGGCGTGATGACGGCCTACAACGCAAAGACCGGCGAGCGCGTGTATCAGGAGCGGCTTGGCGGCACCGGCGGGGCGTTTACAGCTTCACCAGTCGCCTCCGATGGAAAGATCTATCTGTCGAGTGAAGACGGAGACGTCTTCGTCGTCAAAGCCGGGCCAAAGCACGAGTTGTTGGCTAAGAACCCGGTCGGCGAAGTGATGATGGCAACACCGGCGATTTCGGATGGTATGCTCATCGTTCGCGGTATTAATCACGTTTTTGCTTTCGGCAACGCGAGTGCGGGAAAGAGCAAGGCGGGGAACTAA
- a CDS encoding PQQ-binding-like beta-propeller repeat protein: MKKLFAIKLTIAVGLLLVLTSSTITALSANWPQWRGTGTGVSEEKNLPTTWNTSQGIKWKTPIAGRGHSSPVVWGNKVFLTTAIEGDVVPGAKAVKHVMPDNKEFLHPDSVGADRKHTFKVIALNADTGKILWQQTAWEGTPFDNRHRKSSYAASTPATDGKMVFAFFGTEGLYAYDLNGKLAWKADFGKLGTVGMGTGTSPIVFENLVIVQCDEENGGASFIVAVDKKTGKEVWRVPRKVQVSWATPMLVSNGKRTELITVGTEAVVAYDPATGKELWTHKGVESNAIPSPVANQEMVFVSAGFPAKIVMAIQLGGSGDLKETVAWKYSKGTAYVPSPILYGDYLYLTTDRGILTCLNAKTGEVVYEGGRIPIPATFTASPVAVDGKILMTSEDGDTFVVKAGPKHEILGTNSVGEPVYASPAISGQRIFIRGEKNLYAIGK; this comes from the coding sequence ATGAAAAAACTTTTCGCAATCAAACTTACAATCGCTGTTGGTCTTCTTTTGGTTTTGACTTCATCTACGATTACCGCCTTGAGCGCCAACTGGCCCCAATGGCGTGGGACCGGCACGGGCGTTTCTGAAGAGAAGAATCTGCCTACTACCTGGAATACGTCACAGGGCATTAAGTGGAAGACGCCGATTGCCGGCCGCGGACACTCGTCGCCAGTCGTGTGGGGGAACAAAGTCTTCCTGACCACTGCGATCGAGGGCGACGTGGTTCCCGGCGCGAAGGCCGTCAAGCACGTGATGCCAGACAACAAAGAATTCCTCCATCCGGACAGCGTCGGCGCTGACCGCAAGCACACTTTCAAAGTGATTGCTCTCAACGCTGATACGGGAAAGATTCTTTGGCAGCAGACTGCCTGGGAAGGCACGCCCTTCGACAATCGTCACCGCAAGAGCTCATATGCGGCATCAACGCCGGCAACCGACGGCAAGATGGTGTTTGCGTTTTTCGGCACAGAAGGGCTCTACGCCTACGATCTGAACGGCAAACTCGCATGGAAGGCTGACTTCGGGAAACTCGGCACGGTCGGCATGGGTACCGGAACTTCGCCAATTGTTTTTGAAAATCTGGTGATTGTTCAGTGCGATGAGGAAAACGGAGGCGCATCGTTCATCGTCGCCGTCGACAAGAAAACCGGCAAAGAAGTTTGGCGGGTGCCGCGTAAGGTTCAGGTTAGTTGGGCCACACCCATGCTGGTTTCAAACGGCAAGCGCACCGAGTTGATTACGGTCGGCACCGAAGCCGTCGTTGCTTATGATCCGGCCACCGGCAAGGAACTGTGGACGCACAAAGGCGTCGAAAGTAATGCGATCCCGTCTCCGGTCGCGAATCAGGAAATGGTTTTTGTGAGCGCCGGTTTCCCAGCCAAGATAGTGATGGCGATTCAACTCGGCGGGTCGGGTGATCTTAAAGAAACCGTCGCCTGGAAATACTCAAAGGGCACCGCATACGTGCCATCACCGATTCTCTATGGCGACTATCTTTACCTGACAACGGATCGGGGGATTCTCACCTGCCTCAACGCAAAAACAGGTGAAGTTGTGTACGAAGGCGGCCGGATTCCAATTCCGGCTACTTTTACGGCGTCGCCAGTGGCGGTCGATGGGAAGATTCTGATGACCAGCGAGGACGGCGATACGTTTGTCGTCAAAGCGGGACCGAAGCACGAGATTCTCGGCACTAATTCGGTTGGTGAACCCGTGTACGCCTCGCCGGCAATTTCCGGACAGAGGATTTTCATTCGCGGCGAGAAGAATCTGTACGCGATTGGGAAGTAA
- a CDS encoding cation:proton antiporter, whose translation MSASTSVNTRHYLTYLAMLLIFGAGIWLILAYGTRQHPQATGSSSPVNHVSPTDSPTPAATPDSSPSAGIVQTYIERIRENLRSSLSILLLQLVVIIIAARIFGALFRRIGQPRVMGEIIAGIVLGPSVLGLIWPPAMSFLFPTNSLEPLRLLSQVGVALFMFVVGMELDLAHLRQKAHTAIMVSHASIIFPFFLGTALSLLVYGSLAPSQISFTAFSLFLGIAMSITAFPVLARILEDRKLSQTPLGAIALTCAAVDDVSAWCALALVIAIAQSTGVAASLLTVALTAVFVCVMWLLIRPMLARLLSARTHTAQQHPALVAGTLAFVLVCALLTEAIGIHALFGAFLAGVVMPSTAGIRDLLKERVGSFSAAALLPLFFAFTGLRLQIGLLNDWQSWAMCGLIIVVAITGKLGASMLMARWTGMSWRDAFALGALMNTRGLVELVVLNIGYDLGILSARAFAMLVLMALVTTFMTGPLLSLARSGSEYRKV comes from the coding sequence TTGTCAGCATCAACTTCAGTCAACACGCGCCATTATCTGACTTATCTGGCGATGCTTTTGATCTTTGGCGCCGGAATATGGCTGATCCTCGCGTACGGTACACGGCAACACCCGCAGGCTACCGGGTCCTCATCGCCAGTCAACCACGTTTCGCCCACAGACTCACCCACTCCAGCTGCAACGCCGGATTCGTCACCGTCAGCCGGCATTGTGCAAACCTACATCGAAAGAATTCGGGAGAACCTCAGAAGCTCTTTGAGCATCCTGCTGCTCCAACTGGTCGTCATCATCATCGCTGCGCGCATCTTTGGCGCACTCTTTCGACGCATCGGTCAGCCGCGGGTGATGGGCGAAATTATTGCCGGCATTGTCCTCGGGCCTTCCGTGCTGGGACTCATCTGGCCGCCGGCGATGAGTTTTCTATTTCCCACAAACTCGTTGGAGCCGCTGAGGCTGCTGAGCCAAGTCGGGGTCGCGCTCTTCATGTTCGTAGTTGGCATGGAGTTGGACCTCGCGCATCTGCGGCAGAAGGCCCACACCGCGATCATGGTCAGTCACGCGAGCATCATCTTTCCCTTCTTCCTGGGGACGGCGCTTTCGCTGCTCGTCTATGGATCACTGGCGCCGAGTCAGATTTCATTCACCGCGTTCTCTTTGTTCCTGGGGATCGCGATGAGCATCACCGCCTTTCCGGTGCTGGCGCGAATTCTTGAAGACCGAAAGCTTTCGCAAACGCCACTCGGCGCGATTGCGCTCACGTGCGCTGCGGTTGATGACGTCAGTGCCTGGTGTGCGCTGGCTCTGGTGATTGCAATTGCCCAGTCAACCGGCGTGGCCGCATCGCTACTGACAGTCGCGCTCACCGCGGTGTTTGTCTGCGTGATGTGGCTCCTAATCAGGCCTATGCTGGCGCGCCTCTTGTCAGCACGAACGCATACGGCGCAACAACATCCCGCCCTGGTCGCCGGCACACTCGCCTTTGTCCTTGTCTGCGCTCTTTTGACTGAAGCCATCGGTATTCACGCTCTCTTTGGAGCATTTCTGGCGGGCGTCGTCATGCCTTCAACGGCGGGAATCCGCGACTTGCTCAAGGAAAGAGTCGGGAGCTTCAGCGCCGCGGCGCTTTTACCGTTGTTCTTTGCGTTCACCGGTCTGCGACTGCAAATCGGCCTGCTGAATGATTGGCAAAGCTGGGCGATGTGCGGACTGATCATCGTGGTCGCCATCACCGGCAAGCTCGGCGCGAGTATGTTGATGGCCCGATGGACGGGAATGAGCTGGCGTGACGCGTTCGCGTTGGGCGCGTTGATGAACACACGCGGGCTAGTTGAATTGGTCGTTCTGAATATCGGGTATGACCTGGGAATCCTGTCGGCGCGAGCCTTCGCCATGTTGGTTTTGATGGCGCTGGTTACGACGTTCATGACCGGGCCATTGCTGTCGCTGGCGAGAAGCGGCAGTGAGTACCGGAAGGTTTAG
- a CDS encoding ankyrin repeat domain-containing protein — MKAILLTLSLLLAATPVLAQDAKQQLNDQMYEAVRRGDVAAVTALLDKGADVNAKFRYGATALFKAAERGNAPIVKLLLARGADATVKDTFYNAKAMTWALGENINVELVSALLEKDPTSVEDVLITGVDKGNVALVEVALAQGGAKPETLTVALAASLGDKDKAAIAESLKKAGAKPPLEVDAATLQSYVGQYKPETGAEIAFSLKDGRLFLKPPSNPVPFALMALDKTTFRPVAFGGLVVTFTVEGEKTSGLTLKQGTTTTVYKKVEETKQ, encoded by the coding sequence ATGAAGGCGATCCTCTTAACATTATCGCTGCTGCTTGCCGCGACCCCGGTGCTGGCGCAAGACGCAAAGCAGCAACTCAATGACCAAATGTACGAGGCTGTTCGCCGCGGTGACGTTGCCGCGGTGACCGCACTTCTCGATAAAGGCGCCGACGTGAACGCCAAGTTCCGCTACGGCGCAACGGCGCTATTCAAGGCCGCCGAGCGCGGAAACGCGCCCATCGTCAAACTGCTGCTCGCCCGCGGCGCGGACGCGACTGTTAAAGATACCTTCTACAACGCAAAGGCGATGACCTGGGCTTTGGGCGAGAATATCAATGTCGAGCTCGTCAGCGCTCTGTTAGAAAAAGATCCGACCAGCGTCGAAGATGTCCTGATCACCGGAGTGGACAAAGGTAATGTCGCCCTGGTTGAAGTAGCGCTTGCGCAGGGCGGAGCAAAACCCGAGACCCTCACTGTGGCGCTGGCGGCATCACTGGGCGATAAAGATAAAGCCGCAATCGCTGAGTCACTTAAGAAGGCGGGCGCGAAGCCGCCGCTCGAGGTCGACGCGGCGACCCTTCAATCCTACGTGGGCCAATACAAGCCGGAAACGGGGGCCGAGATCGCGTTCAGTCTGAAAGACGGCAGATTGTTCCTGAAACCCCCGAGCAATCCAGTCCCGTTCGCGCTAATGGCCCTCGACAAAACAACTTTTCGTCCGGTTGCGTTTGGCGGACTCGTGGTTACTTTTACGGTGGAAGGTGAGAAGACTTCAGGGCTCACTCTGAAGCAGGGTACTACCACGACCGTTTACAAAAAAGTTGAAGAGACCAAGCAGTGA